The Cervus canadensis isolate Bull #8, Minnesota chromosome 20, ASM1932006v1, whole genome shotgun sequence genome segment ACCTTGACTCACTGGTTGACATATGTTGCTTACATTGATGACATGTTCACTGCTGACATTTCCTGGTGGGGGTGCGGGTGGGGGCATCAAGCCTCTGATGCCTAAAACCCAAGAGAACAGGTTGTTGCACCACCATCTTCTCATTTTTTGGAAAGTAATTACTGTTCACCCCCAGTGACACTTTTAAGTCTTTGTCAATTTTACTTAACATTGTTCCCAATCTCTCCAACAGTGTTTTGAGTTCTTTGTGTCTCTGCTGATGCACAAAGGGAAGAAAACATCCCTCCACGGGGTATCACAATATTTGAGTGGTACATGGGTtgtaaggaaaagaaggaaagcatgAAGGGTCTGAGGGAACAGGCGGCCAGGCCGGCGCGCCCCCTGGCGGTGGCTCGCTCTTACCCCGCTCTCCCCGCCTCCCTGCCTGTTTCAGCTGGCCGTGCGGTGGTTGGAGCACAGCTGCCACTACCAGTACCTGGATCAACTCCTGCAGTACGTCCGCTTCGGCCTCATGGACGTGGACACGCTGCACGCCGTTGCCCTGTCCCACCCCCTGGTCCAGGCCAGCGAGACGGCCACGGCGCTGGTCAACGAGGCCCTCGAGTACCACCAGAGCATCTACGCCCAGCCCGTGTGGCAGACCCGCAGGACCCGGCCGCGCTTCCAGTCGGACACGCTGTACATCATCGGCGGGAAGAAGCGCGAGGTCTGCAAAGTCAAGGAGCTCCGGTACTTCAACCCCGTGGACCAGGAGAGCGGCCTCCTGGCCGCCGTGGCCAACTGGAGCGAGCTGGAGCCCATGCCCGTGGGGCGGAGCCACCACTGCGTGGCGGTCATGGGCGACTTCCTCTTCGTGGCGGGCGGGGAAGGCGAGCACGCCAGCGGGCGGACGTGCGCCGTGAGGACCGCTTGTCGCTACGACCCCCGCAGTAACTCCTGGGCCGAGATCGCGCCCATGAAGAACTGCCGGGAGCATTTCGTGCTGGGAGCCATGGACGAATACCTCTATGCGGTCGGGGGCAGAAACGAGCTGCGTCAGGTCCTGCCTACCGTGGAGCGGTACTGCCCCAAGAAGAACAAGTGGACGTTTGTCCAGTCCTTCGACCGCTCCCTGTCCTGTCACGCTGGATATGTGGCTGACGGTCTTCTGTGGATATCAGGTAGAACATGCTTCATGGGTGGGATTTATTGCAAAACACATTCATTCATAAATTGAGAAGTCaggctttggtagttgtggcCACATGTGTCTGAAAGATTCAGCTAAGGATGCCGTTGTAGCTAATTCACATTCATTTACCGGGCACCTGTTTCTATAGAGAGCAGTGTAAGGGGAAGTAATTGACCTTTCTGTGACTTTCTGAGTGATTAGTGGGGTaaaatttcagaaatggaaatgaaTGGCCCATTACATCTCTTTTCCTACCAAACCTTCTATTGTTCAGATTGTCAGCTTTTCATATTGATGGATTGTACTGCCCTCCTTGTggtcctttgcttttcctttcaccTTGGGCTGTCTGAGGAGGAGCCAGTCTATCGAAGACAGGGCAGGTGAAGAAAAGCCCAGTTAATCCGTATGGATGGGTGTGGCGGTGGGAAGAGATCCAGGTCAGAGCCACTGCTGTGCATTGAGGGAAGAAGTTTAAATTACTGGCTAAAATAACATTTCCCTTTTATCTGTGAATTAGAGTATCTTCCTAATTATTTGGGGGTTCtgattattttacttctttttgtatttgatttttttggaAGGTAATATAATGAATCCCATGCTCCTATCACCCAGCTTCAGCCGGTACCTGCTCGGGGCCAGTCTTGGCTCATTCACACCCACATGCCACTTCCAGCTTCTCATGCCTTTGCATTGCTACAGAAGGAACCTGTGAGGCATGTGTTATTAACATCACATTATCAACCTGTGTTTCCAATCCTGTTATTGAAAAAAACCTCATATGTACTCCTTTGAAAGCTTTGCCTATTAGGGAAGAAAGTTGCATCTCCTCTCAGTTGGAGGATACTCATTTCGTGACCCAAATGGAACTTATTAGGTTTCTGTGTCAAGGACAAAGAGGAATAGTCAAATCAAATAAATACTAAGAGTAACTTAGAGATGTTTGTACTTGGAAGAAACAATCACTTTTAAGTACACTAGTGAAGACTTCTCAGTTTCTTTCAGTAATCTTCTCTAGTTTAAAATCTGCTCCAACAAAATACTCCCTTGCATTTAAAGTAAATTCACTGAACTCTGCCCATTTTTCCTTCTGCTATCTTCAGTAACTAGGGAGACAGCTGTAGTCTTGGCGTCTCTGGGTAGTGCCTCAGTTATTGgcatttcactgatttttattgAATAAACCTGGCTCTTGTCTGGATTTAATTGCTCAATAATTAATGAATGAAGATTGAGGCCAAGGAAGAGGGTGAATGAGGATAAATTACTGGTCTTGTGTACCAGATCAACATTAGATATGAGTGCGTATGCTATTGTATGTCGATACAGATAAGACCTCATTTATCTGGTGACTTACTCCTTTTTCTTTAAGTATATATTTCAGCAGTTAAGGAAAAAAGCCACCAGGACTATATCCTGTTAGATTTGTTGAAGAAACCTTAAACTTGGCTACAGGAGAGTCATTGCTATTAGGAAGAACAGATCTGTACTTCACTTAGATAACAAAACAATGATGGATTTATAAAATCAGTGTACTTTATGTTGTCTTCCAACTTAACATTC includes the following:
- the KLHL32 gene encoding kelch-like protein 32 isoform X7 codes for the protein MKPRTCLFIFVSVLCMPGVVLAHDVNVEVFEMAGAKQRCVGLLHYREVLKSDRLTSLSEEQIWQLAVRWLEHSCHYQYLDQLLQYVRFGLMDVDTLHAVALSHPLVQASETATALVNEALEYHQSIYAQPVWQTRRTRPRFQSDTLYIIGGKKREVCKVKELRYFNPVDQESGLLAAVANWSELEPMPVGRSHHCVAVMGDFLFVAGGEGEHASGRTCAVRTACRYDPRSNSWAEIAPMKNCREHFVLGAMDEYLYAVGGRNELRQVLPTVERYCPKKNKWTFVQSFDRSLSCHAGYVADGLLWISGGVTNTAQYQNRLMVYEPNQNKWISRSPMLQRRVYHSMAAVQRKLYVLGGNDLDYNNDRILVRHIDSYNIDTDQWTRCNFNLLTGQNESGVAVHNERIYLVGGYSIWTNEPLACIQVLDVSREGKEEVFYGPRLPFASNGIAACFLPAPYFTCPNLQTLQVPHHRIGTV